In Tiliqua scincoides isolate rTilSci1 chromosome 1, rTilSci1.hap2, whole genome shotgun sequence, the following are encoded in one genomic region:
- the EIF2S1 gene encoding eukaryotic translation initiation factor 2 subunit 1: MPGLSCRFYQHKFPEVEDVVMVNVRSIAEMGAYVSLLEYNNIEGMILLSELSRRRIRSINKLIRIGRNECVVVIRVDKEKGYIDLSKRRVSPEEAIKCEDKFTKSKTVYSILRHVAEVLEYTKDEQLESLFQRTAWVFDDKYKRPGYGAYDAFKHAVSDPAILDGLDLTEDEKRVLIDNINRRLTPQAVKIRADIEVACYGYEGIDAVKEALRAGLSCSTESMPIKINLIAPPRYVMTTTTLERTEGLSVLSQAMAVIKEKIEEKRGVFNVQMEPKVVTDTDETELARQLERLERENAEVDGDDDAEEMEAKTED, translated from the exons ATGCCTGGACTAAGCTGTAGGTTTTACCAGCATAAATTTCCAGAAGTAGAAGATGTGGTTATGGTCAATGTTCGATCCATTGCGGAAATGGGAGCCTACGTTAGCTTACTGGAATACAACAATATTGAGGGCATGATTCTACTCAGTGAGTTGTCCAGGAGGCGTATCCGTTCTATAAACAAACTAATTCGAATTGGCAGGAACGAATGTGTCGTCGTCATAAGGGTTGATAAAGAAAAAG GTTATATTGACTTGTCAAAAAGAAGAGTTTCTCCAGAGGAGGCAATTAAATGTGAAGACAAATTTACCAAATCAAAAACC GTATATAGCATTCTTCGCCATGTTGCTGAAGTTTTGGAATACACCAAGGATGAGCAGCTGGAAAGCCTGTTTCAGAGAACTGCTTGGGTATTCGATGACAAGTATAAAAGGCCTGGATATGGTGCCTATGATGCCTTCAAGCATGCAGTTTC GGATCCTGCAATCCTTGATGGACTGGATCTGACAGAGGATGAGAAGCGTGTGCTAATTGACAATATTAATAGGCGTCTGACACCACAAGCTGTAAAAATTCGAGCTG ATATTGAAGTTGCCTGTTATGGTTACGAGGGTATTGATGCAGTGAAAGAAGCCCTGAGGGCTGGCCTGAGCTGTTCTACGGAGAGCATGCCTATCAAA ATAAATCTGATCGCTCCACCTCGGTATGTGATGACCACTACAACACTGGAGAGGACTGAAGGTCTTTCTGTCCTCAGCCAAGCCATGGCTGTGATCAAAGAAAAGATTGAAGAGAAGAGAGGAGTCTTCAACGTGCAGATGGAG CCCAAGGTGGTTACAGATACTGATGAGACTGAACTTGCAAGACAGCTGGAAAGGTTGGAGCGTGAAAATGCTGAAGTGGATGGAGATGACGATGCTGAGGAGATGGAAGCAAAAACTGAAGATTAA